Below is a genomic region from Blastocatellia bacterium.
GATCGGGCGTCGGGCGAGCGAAGTAAACGATCAGGCCGAGGAAGATGATGACGTCCGAATAGCGATCCAAGACCGAATCTAAGAAGGCGCCAAAGCGCGTCACCTGACGGCTCAAACGCGCCAGAGCACCATCGAGGATGTCACAGGCTCCGGCGACGATGAGCACCAATCCAGCGGCGATGAATTGTCCGTGGGCGAAGAGCACGGCGGCCCAAATCGTGACCAGCAGACCGATGACCGTCAGCAGGTTCGGATGCAAGCGATAGCCCGCCAACCATCGGGCGAGGGCATCGCGCGCGATCCCACCATATTTTCCGATCACTTCGCTGAACATGCGCTCATCCGACGTGACTTATCTTAGACCCCACCCCCTCGACTGTCAAACGACTCGCGGAGGACGCCTCGCTCATACTTCGCGCGCCTTTTGAGCGGCCTCTTGCACGATCTTCACGCCCGCGCTTGCGCCGAGGCGGGTCGCTCCCGCTTGGAGCAAGCGGCGCGCCATCTCGGCGTCGCGGATCCCCCCGGCTGCCTTCACCCCCATCTCCGGCCCGACCACGCGGCGCAGCAACAGGACATCCTCGATCGTTGCCCCGCCCTTGCTGAATCCCGTCGAGGTCTTCACGAAATCTGCTCCCGCGCGCTTGGCCAAGACGCATGCCTTCACCTTCTCCTCTTCGGTCAGAAGCGCCGTCTCCAAGATGACCTTGCAGAGGACGCCGAACTCATGACAAGCCTCGACCACGGCGCGAATGTCCTGCTCGACGATCTCACCCTGTCCCGATTTCAACGCCCCGATGTTGATGACCATATCAATCTCGCGCGCGCCCTCGAAGATCGCGCGCCGCGTCTCGTAAACTTTCACATCGGAGAACGTCGCTCCCAACGGGAATCCGACGACCGTGCACGGTCTTACCGCTGATCCTTCGAGCCGCCGGGCGACTTCGCGCACCCAGTAGGGATTGACCACGACGGCGGCGAATCCATAAGCGAGCGCTTCCTCGCACACCCGAAGGATCTCTTCGCGCGTCGCCTCCGGCCGCAGAAGCGTATGATCAATGTAGCGCGCCAAATCGCGCGCCGTTTCAGCCGGCTCCGGTTTCCCTCCCAGCCGCTCCGCCCCCAGGGCGACCGCGTCACGCAACAGTTCGGGCTGTTGTTGGAAACATTCGCTCGGCCCCGGTCCCTCCAGCAAGTCCAGTTCCCGCAGCTTCGCCAAAATGGCTTCGGTAATGTCGGCTACGAGCTTGCGATCAACATTCACCGTCCGTGCCTCCGCGCTCGTTCACCCCCCTTTATATCACACCGGCGCGGGTCGAGACCAGCAAGAAGGGGAAACGCCACGCGCGAACATAAGCGCGAAGAGATGCCCGACTGAACGCGCGCTCCCATCCTGCACAGCCTTCCGGAATCTGAAGCGCGCCAGGAGAACGGTACGGTTCGCGCCAACGAGCAGCTCACAGCGTCGAACATCCCGACGCTTCGAGATAATCGGCGAGCACGCGCTCCCACCTCCCTTGCGCCTTGAGGATCAGCTCGATCGTCTCGCGCACGGCGCCGCGCCCGCCCGCGCATCGAGTCACATAGTGCGCTGCGCGCTTGACATCCTCGACGGCATTGGCGACGGCCACAGCCAACCCCGCGCGCCGCATCGGAGGAAGATCGGGAAGGTCATCCCCGATGTACGCGACCTCCTCATCGCGCGCGCCCTCCTCGCGCAGGATGCGTTCGTAGGCCTCGAGTTTGCGTTCCACGCCCTGGTATAGATGATGCACGGCAACTTCGGCTGCGCGCCGCTCCAACGTGCGCGAATGTCGGATCGTGATCACCCCCGTCCGCAATCCGGCACGCGCGGCGAGCTTCAATCCTTGTCCATCGTGCGCGTCGAAGAGCTTGATGTCATCGCCGTCGGGCAGCAGGATGATGCGCCCGTCTGTGAGCACTCCGTCGCAATCCATGAGGAGCACGCGAATGGCTTGCGCGCGACGCTTGATTTCCTCATCCATCGCTCCCCCTCCCCGCCCTCAGCGTTCGAGGAACACGGGAATGTCATTCAGGATCCAACGCCCGTCGCTTCGCCGCAAGACGTAGAGGGCGCGCGACGACGTTTGTCTTCCGCCGACCGTCGTCGCCGCGATCCGAGCATCCACCAGGACGCGATTGCGATCGAGGGCCTCCGCGCGCAGGATCTCCGTCTTCCATTCCTTGAGGAACGAAGCCCCCGTGATGAATCGCTTCAAATTCTGCGGCGTGACGATCTCGCGCACGGCGGCCGGTCGGCCGGTGCTGAGCGCGCCGTCAAGTTGACGAATGAACTCCTGAACGGAACGTTCAACCGCCGGAAGCTTTTGCGCAGCGCTTTCGGCTCGAATGAGGGCATCGCGAGCCATGAGCAACGAGATGTCCTCGGCGAAGGCGAAGCTCGCTTGGCGAAAATGCTCAGCCGCCTGCGCCGATTGCCCGCGCGCCAGCGCGATCTCTCCCAACGCCATCTGCGCCCACGCGTACACACCGAGCGCTATCGGCTCCTGAGCGAGCGCTTTCTGCACGTATCCCTCCGCTTCATCTCCCCTTCCTAAAAGCGCGAGCGCGCGGGCTAACGCCGCTTGCGCGAGCGGACGATCCGGATCTTGCGCGAGCGCCTGACGCAGCATCGTTTCCGCTTCTTGGACCCTTCCCTGCACCAAGGCCAGCGTCCCTTGACTCACCAGCCGATCGGCCGAGGGCCGCCGAGGCCACGTATCGTTCGTGTAATCGGCTTGAAGATACAAGCGATCCGGATCTACGGTGACGGACACAGGCTCATCGCGAAATCGCGCCTGTCCGTACCCCTGTGCTTCGACGCGCACCGATTGTCGCAGACGTCGTCCTTGAGTCGTGATCCCCTCCACCTCAACCACGGCCTCGCCGCTGCCGAAATTCGCCACCTGAACGGTCCACGTGTCGGCTTCCGCCACGGGCTTCCCCACGGCGAAATCCGGCAGCACGACGTCGGCGAACCATTGATCGAAGATGCTCTTGATGACCTCCGACGCATCGAGCGCCATGCACCGGCGTTGGAAATCCTCGAACGCGAGATTCGCGTCCGAACGCGCAAACATGTCGCGCAGAAGCCCATGGAAGCGCTCGGGTCCGAGCGCGTGCGCCAGCAGCCGTAACACCATCGGCGTCTTATTGAAGATGCTCGTGTAGTACTGACGCGCCAGCAGCGTTTGCCGCAACAATGGGACATCGTAAGCGCTCCCCCCACTCACGAGCGTTGCGTAAGCTCGTCGGAAGCGCTCGATCGCTCGATCTCGACCAGACGCTCCGAATCGATGCTCCAGATAGAGGAGGGCGAGATAGCTCGGCATCCCTTGGTCCAAGACGGCATGTCCGACGCCCCGAATGTTCACGCGCGCGCCCATCCAAAGCCGCGCCATCTGAGCGGCCAGGAAGAAGAGCACGTCTTCGTCGAGCACCTCGCGGGCGAAGATGCGCTCATCAAGGATCAGCAGCCCCGGCGCGCCATAGGCCGGGACCTCGCTCGATGCGATCACGCGTATCGTCCGCTCCAGGGGAACGCCGAAGAATGCCGTGTAGAACTCGCGGAGGCGACCGATCTCCGCCCGCAAGCGCTCGAGCGTCTCTGCGCGAAGCGTCGTCAATCCGCGCGGCACATGGAATTCCACGCCGCCCTGATCCCCCCCAACTCGCTCGAAATCGCGCGCGATGAAGATGGGCTGCGCGAGCATTGGTTCCTCGAACGTCACGAGGCGCCTCCCCCCCTCCACTTTCTCCGCCACCAATCGTCCCGAGGAGAGACCAAAGAGCGCGTCCGGGCTCTCGATGCTCAAGGTGAAGGGCGACAGATCTACGCGATACTCGATCTGAAACGGCGTGTGAATCATCGGCAACCAAAGGCTCTCGGGCAAGAGCACGCATTCTTCCGGCGTCAGCGCCGCACGCGGCGTCGCCTCCTCCACATGGACCGTGTAGGTGAGCGCGAGGCGCACGGTTTGTCCAGCCCGCACGGGTTCCGGGAGCGTCAGGGCGTAGTTGACCAGTCCGGTCATCTCATCTTTGCGCGAAGTGAACGAGAGCGGCGTCTCTTCCAGACGGATCTCCCCAATTTCGGCGATCGGCCCCAGGCGCAGCATGATGCGATCCACGACCTGCGACGAAGGATTCGTGACCGTGAGCGTCATCCGCACGCTTGCCCGCGCCTCGGCCGGCATGAGGCTCACGCGCCCCTCGTAGCGCTCCACCCGCAAGAGCAAATAGGCGGGTGCCGTCGGCTCCTGCGCGAAAGAGCGCCCCACTGCTCCCGAGATGGCGAGCGCCAGGACCCCCCCCCAGACGCGATCACGCCACCGTCGCCTCATCTCCACGCGCCCCCTCGACAGAGCGAACGAGCTGATGAATCTCCTTGAGCACGGTGAGCAGCGGAGCCACGCGCTCCAAGGGGAGCGAATTCGGACCATCCGAGAGCGCGCGCTCCGGTTGATCGTGCACCTCCATGAAGATCCCATCCACGCCGCACGCGACGCCCGCGCGCGCCAAAGGCTCGATGAACTCCGATTGCCCGGAGCTGCGCCCTCCCGCTCCTCCCGGCAACTGCACGCTGTGCGTCACGTCCAAGATGACCGGATACCCAAACGTACGCAGGATCGGCAGCGAGCGCATGTCCACGACGAGATTGTTGTAGCCGAAGGTCGTGCCCCGTTCCGTCACCAGAATCCGCTCGCATCCGACGGTGGTCGCCTTCTCGATCACATACCGCATGTCCCACGGCGCCAGGAACTGCCCTTTTTTGATGTTGACGGCACGCCCACTTCGAGCTGCGGCGACGATCAGATCCGTCTGTCGGGAGAGGAAAGCCGGGATCTGCAGCACATCCACGACCTCGCTCACGGGCCCGACCTGCACCGTCTCATGCACATCAGTGAGGATGGGCACCCCCACCTCGCGCCTGATCCGGGCGAGAATTTTCAAGCCGGCCTCCAACCCTGGCCCCCGAAACGAATGGATCGAGGAGCGATTCGCTTTGTCATAAGAGGCCTTGAAGATGTACGGGAGTCCGAGCCGCCCCGCGATCTCAGCCAAGCGTTCGGCCATCCAGAGGGCATGTTCCTCGCTCTCGATGACGCAGGGCCCGGCGATGACCAGCAGATCCGGCCCCCCGATCACCCGATCCCCAATACGAAAGCTTTTCCTGTTCATCGCCGATCAGAACGTGAAGACCTTCTCCGCATCGCTCACTTCTTCCAGCAGGAAGTCCGTGAGCGTGCGCGCGCCGTCAATCTCCGGGATCAAATCTTCCTCCCGAACGCCATACATGTACATCGAGGATGTGCAAGCGAATAGCCGCACGTCATCACCGTGCTCTTTGGAATCGCGCAAGAAGGCATGCAGGTCCACGAAGTCCGCTTCCCGAAGCCGCCGCATGATCTCCGACTCCATCGGGCGAACGAGGTCCGAGAAATTCAACTCGTTGATGCGCGCCCGAGTGACCTTCACGATGGCTTCGTCGCGAAAGAAGACGCGCACTGAGGTCTCCTGCGATGCCGTCAACGCGCGAATGAGCGTGCTCACTTGGAAGAGATTGTTGAAACTGCCGTTGGACACAATGATCGCGACCTTCTTCATATCCGCCTTCTCACGCACGATCCCCTATCGTCACTGAGAAGGCCAATTTTAAACGAACCCCGTCACTCGAACAACATCGCGCTCAATGTCTCCGATGGCGACCTCATCTCGATGGAAAGGCTTGCCATCAACTGCCGATCGCACATGCCGGATGACGGCCTCTCCACCTTGCGCTCCCGTTCGCGCCTCCGGGGAGCAACGGATCACTCCGCACTCCCATGGGAAACGCTCTCGCCGTTCGCCGCGGCTGCTGAGGCCGTTCATGCGCGCGGGTTCAGCGGCGGAGTCAAAGATGCCCATCAATCGAGGCCTGCTCGCGCCCATCTTCGTCCGGCTGACATCCTGACGGCTTTCTCCCAACGCGGACGCACAGCAAATGGGCATCCAATCGGTGGCGTGATATAATGTTGGCAAGCGCATCAAGGGGGGATCAGATCATGAAGGCACGAGTCTTTTGGAGCGGATTTTTGATGGGACTCTTCGCGCTTGGGCCGACGACGGGTCTTGTGCGCGAAGGGTCAGCGAGTGTCCCACAACGCCGTCAGGGCACGCGGCCCGTGAAGCCGCAAGAAACGGGGCTTGAATCGCACATCCCTCATGATGTGGCGGCTGTCGTTTTCATCCGCGATCTCTCGGCATTTCGAGAAGGCGTGCGGCAGAGCGCACTGGCGCGCGCTGTCGCTGGGGTCTCGCTCCCTTTGACTCATTATCTCCGCGAGATCGCGAATCACCACGATCTTTCCGATGCTGCGAGCCTCGGTCCGGAAGCTCGATACGCGCTCGTCGTCCCAGAGGCCGCGGATTCCTTCCGCGTCATCGTACTCGCGGAAGCCACTTCGAGCGAGAGCGCGGCACGCGCGGTCGAACACTTGCGCGTGGCTTTTGAACGTCTCGGCCCCGTGCGTTCGCACCAGGGACGATCCGTTTCGATCCTTCAAACGAGCCAATCCCTTCAGGGTGAGCCCCTCGGTTTCGCCCGGATGGGACGCGTGCTTCTTTTCGGGCCGACGACGACCATCGAGCGCCTGGTGGAGGATCCGGCGAAGAAGCCCACGCTTGCGGAATCCTCTGGCTTTCGCCTCCTCCGCGAGCGATGCGCTGGAGGAACGGCTTTCGCCTTCCTGAATCTCGAACGGATCATGCCATATTTGATCGGCCAACTGACGGCGCGCACCTCGAGTGGTTCGATCTCGCTCTTGGTCCCGATCCTTCAATTCATCGGTCTCTCGGCCTTCAAGGCCGTCGGCTCCTCGCTCGCGCTCGAGGGGAGCACGGTTCGTGAAGAGTATTGCGTCCTCATTGAGCGGGGACACAGTGCGATGATCGCGGCATTGACGGAGTTGCCGCCCATCGAATTCGCCACAGCGCACGCGATCCCCGAAGACGCTGCGCTCGCGATCTTCGCCGGAGTGGATCTCATGCGCCTCTATGAGGCCACTTTGGCGACGCTCGGACCGCTCCTCACGGCCCAACTCGGAGGGCAATCGCCGGAAGCCGCCGTTGCGTTGCTGGAGACGCAGCTTGGGTTCCGCATCAAGGAGGACTTATTGGCTGCCCTCGGATCCGAGCTGGCCATCGCGTGGTCGTCATCGGCCGGTCTCATCGAGCGCGATTTCATCCTCTCCGTGCGGAATTCCGATCGCTTGCGCGCCATCTTGGAGAAAGTCGTCGCACGACAGGGGCTACGCCCCATCGCCCATGGTGCGCATACGATCTATCCCCTCGCGGATGATACCGCGGTCGCAGTCACCGCTGCGGAGGCCATCATCGCTCGTCCCGAACGCGCGAAGCGACTTCTGGATGAACGCGATCGCGGCCGAGTCCTCGGACGCACGCCGGAATTCGCGCAGTGGATGCGCGAGCGACCGCCTCAAGCGGCGCTCGGCGTCTACGCGACGCGCGCGGCCTTTCGCCTCCCATGGTTACAGCCACTGGTCGCCGACGCGCGCTCGGTCGAATCCCTTCCCCTGCAATTGTTGACCGGATTCGGCGTCCGCGATCCTCTGGGCCTGAGGGGAACGTTCACTTCAGCCCTTGGCTCCCTCATCCTTCTGGATGCCCTCCCGACAATCCGAGCGGGGACTCCGGCATCCTCCCTGTTCAGCGCGCTTGCGCGATTCACGCGCATGTTGGCGGAAGGCTCGCGATGACAGCCGAACGCAGGGCGAGGATCGGCGCGCGACGCAGATGGCAATGGGGAATGAGCATGGTGCTCATTCTCCTCGGATTCCTCCCCCCGCTCGGATGCCATCGCCCGCAACAGACGCATACCCTCGTCATCGCCATTGAGGCACCGCCGCTGACCTTCGATCCGCGCGGCCCCACAAACGCCGTGACCGCGCGCTTGCAGCAGCTCCTCTTCAACACGCTCACGCAGAAGGACGAACGCTTTGAGATCATCCCGGAGCTGGCCGAGTCCTGGGAGATCTCCGACGATTTCACCGTCTATACGTTCCGCCTCCGCCGCGGCGTGCGATTCCACGATGGCCGAGAACTGACGGCGCGGGACGTCGCCTATACGTTCAACACGCTGATCGCTCCGACGTTCGACTCCCCTAAGCGAGCGGCCTTAAGCAAGCTCGAACGCGTCGAACCCGTGGACTCTCACACCGTCGTCTTTCGCTGTCGCGAGCCCTATCGGGGATTGCTCGTGGATCTGATCGCCATCGGCATCATCCCGGAGCATTCGGGCGAAACGATCGCGCGACAACCGATCGGCACTGGCCCCTTCCGATTCGTGCGTTACGTGGAGAACCAAGAGGTAGAACTGCTTGCCTTCCCGGAGCATTTTCAGGGCGCACCGCGCGTCCGCCAACTTCGGGTGAAGATCGTGCGCGATCCGACGACGCTCGCTCTGGAGCTGCTCGGGGGGACCGTTCACTTCGCCTTGAACGCACAACTTTCGCCCGACTTCGTGGCCGAGCAGCAAGCGAGCCAACAGCTCCAGGTCGCGATCTCTGACGGCGCTGCGCTCGAATACCTCGGACTCAACACGACCGATCCCATTCTCCGAGATCGCCGCGTGCGACAAGCGATCGCCTACGGGATCAATCGCCAGGCCATCATCGTGAACCTGCTGCGCGGACAAGCCCGACCGGCCAAGAGCGTCCTCCCGCCGACGCATTGGGCCTATCACGAAACCGTGAAGACCTACGAATACGATCCGGCGCGTGCCCGCCAACTGCTGGATGAGGCCGGGTATCGCGATCCCGACGGCGAGGGTCCGCAGCCGCGCTTTCGTCTCACGCTCAAGACTTCCTCGGCCGAACATCCACGAAAGATCGCCACGGCCCTTCAAGAGCAACTGCGCGCCATCGGCATCGAGTTGCAGATTCAGTCCTTCGAATTCCAGACGTTTTTGAACGACATCAACACGGGGAATTTCCAGCTCTTCTTCCTCCGGCAGATCGGCGCGAACCAATTCCCGGACATCTTCAAAGCGGCCTTCGGCTCCCGCTCGATTCCGAACGATCCGACGATCCGGGAGTCGGAACGAACGGGTTTCCTCAACCGCGCCCGCTATCGAAATCCGCAACTGGACGTTCTGATCGCGCGCGCTGAGGCGGCCAACGATCGCGCTGAACAGCGCGCCCTTTATGCGCGAATTCAGGAGATCCTGGCCGAGGATGTGCCGTGGATCTACCTCTGGTATCCGGCTAACATCGCCTTGGCGAATCCCCGCGTGCGCATTCCGACCATCCCCACCTCCGGCGATTTCCAATTCCTGAAAGATGTCGAGGTGCCGTAAAATTGATCGGGACTTCGGAGAAGCGAGAGGAGGAAAGGGGTAATGGAACCGACGGGAACAAAGAGCGCGGAGCGAAAAGCGCGGTTTGAAACCTCATCTCACATTGAACTGAAGGCCGTCTATCGGGCGAGCGACCTCGCCGGGTTCGATCCCGAGCGCGACTTAGGCGAGCCGGGAGCCTACCCCT
It encodes:
- the deoC gene encoding deoxyribose-phosphate aldolase, which codes for MGGKPEPAETARDLARYIDHTLLRPEATREEILRVCEEALAYGFAAVVVNPYWVREVARRLEGSAVRPCTVVGFPLGATFSDVKVYETRRAIFEGAREIDMVINIGALKSGQGEIVEQDIRAVVEACHEFGVLCKVILETALLTEEEKVKACVLAKRAGADFVKTSTGFSKGGATIEDVLLLRRVVGPEMGVKAAGGIRDAEMARRLLQAGATRLGASAGVKIVQEAAQKAREV
- a CDS encoding HAD hydrolase family protein — protein: MDEEIKRRAQAIRVLLMDCDGVLTDGRIILLPDGDDIKLFDAHDGQGLKLAARAGLRTGVITIRHSRTLERRAAEVAVHHLYQGVERKLEAYERILREEGARDEEVAYIGDDLPDLPPMRRAGLAVAVANAVEDVKRAAHYVTRCAGGRGAVRETIELILKAQGRWERVLADYLEASGCSTL
- the kdsA gene encoding 3-deoxy-8-phosphooctulonate synthase; translation: MNRKSFRIGDRVIGGPDLLVIAGPCVIESEEHALWMAERLAEIAGRLGLPYIFKASYDKANRSSIHSFRGPGLEAGLKILARIRREVGVPILTDVHETVQVGPVSEVVDVLQIPAFLSRQTDLIVAAARSGRAVNIKKGQFLAPWDMRYVIEKATTVGCERILVTERGTTFGYNNLVVDMRSLPILRTFGYPVILDVTHSVQLPGGAGGRSSGQSEFIEPLARAGVACGVDGIFMEVHDQPERALSDGPNSLPLERVAPLLTVLKEIHQLVRSVEGARGDEATVA
- a CDS encoding tetratricopeptide repeat protein → MRRRWRDRVWGGVLALAISGAVGRSFAQEPTAPAYLLLRVERYEGRVSLMPAEARASVRMTLTVTNPSSQVVDRIMLRLGPIAEIGEIRLEETPLSFTSRKDEMTGLVNYALTLPEPVRAGQTVRLALTYTVHVEEATPRAALTPEECVLLPESLWLPMIHTPFQIEYRVDLSPFTLSIESPDALFGLSSGRLVAEKVEGGRRLVTFEEPMLAQPIFIARDFERVGGDQGGVEFHVPRGLTTLRAETLERLRAEIGRLREFYTAFFGVPLERTIRVIASSEVPAYGAPGLLILDERIFAREVLDEDVLFFLAAQMARLWMGARVNIRGVGHAVLDQGMPSYLALLYLEHRFGASGRDRAIERFRRAYATLVSGGSAYDVPLLRQTLLARQYYTSIFNKTPMVLRLLAHALGPERFHGLLRDMFARSDANLAFEDFQRRCMALDASEVIKSIFDQWFADVVLPDFAVGKPVAEADTWTVQVANFGSGEAVVEVEGITTQGRRLRQSVRVEAQGYGQARFRDEPVSVTVDPDRLYLQADYTNDTWPRRPSADRLVSQGTLALVQGRVQEAETMLRQALAQDPDRPLAQAALARALALLGRGDEAEGYVQKALAQEPIALGVYAWAQMALGEIALARGQSAQAAEHFRQASFAFAEDISLLMARDALIRAESAAQKLPAVERSVQEFIRQLDGALSTGRPAAVREIVTPQNLKRFITGASFLKEWKTEILRAEALDRNRVLVDARIAATTVGGRQTSSRALYVLRRSDGRWILNDIPVFLER
- a CDS encoding DsrE family protein, translated to MKKVAIIVSNGSFNNLFQVSTLIRALTASQETSVRVFFRDEAIVKVTRARINELNFSDLVRPMESEIMRRLREADFVDLHAFLRDSKEHGDDVRLFACTSSMYMYGVREEDLIPEIDGARTLTDFLLEEVSDAEKVFTF
- a CDS encoding ABC transporter substrate-binding protein, which translates into the protein MVLILLGFLPPLGCHRPQQTHTLVIAIEAPPLTFDPRGPTNAVTARLQQLLFNTLTQKDERFEIIPELAESWEISDDFTVYTFRLRRGVRFHDGRELTARDVAYTFNTLIAPTFDSPKRAALSKLERVEPVDSHTVVFRCREPYRGLLVDLIAIGIIPEHSGETIARQPIGTGPFRFVRYVENQEVELLAFPEHFQGAPRVRQLRVKIVRDPTTLALELLGGTVHFALNAQLSPDFVAEQQASQQLQVAISDGAALEYLGLNTTDPILRDRRVRQAIAYGINRQAIIVNLLRGQARPAKSVLPPTHWAYHETVKTYEYDPARARQLLDEAGYRDPDGEGPQPRFRLTLKTSSAEHPRKIATALQEQLRAIGIELQIQSFEFQTFLNDINTGNFQLFFLRQIGANQFPDIFKAAFGSRSIPNDPTIRESERTGFLNRARYRNPQLDVLIARAEAANDRAEQRALYARIQEILAEDVPWIYLWYPANIALANPRVRIPTIPTSGDFQFLKDVEVP